In a single window of the Gemmatimonadota bacterium genome:
- a CDS encoding choice-of-anchor B family protein translates to MKRAISFAALLCAVSASVSPAHASDRSDRAGLSGFGAAVAISGDAAFVGESRGGQGLVHLYRRLPTGIWKATGKLNAPNGAAGDGFGISLATAGTTLLVGQVGTFNAADSGRGTVQVFRRGSDGNWTSAGTIGDVGQKARANFGQALALSGDLAFVGAPGETAGGTVYLFRMGADGKWTAAGSLSPEGGAAAGDKFGTAISVDGDRVAVGASGRESKGKVYTFVKGSDGTWKQEAALVGRRTLDNSQLGASLNLKGDRLLVGTPAANAFSGGAVLFERTKDSPWSEKGSFSAFEGGATRFGFALAIVDKELWIGAPASDANSGRILRIAQDKSGSWVGMNKLVVDSIPGGGTFGNSFAISGNNAIVGMAGDGGGLGTVMFLAKGPTGNWTMKNTSFPPTVDKWQSIAGTEVKCENGMAKDWECGNTGILSYLPTSAIGGKRGTILSGNWGWTDPETGKDYAIIGRNDGTSYVDVSDPSHPRYLGDLPKPATANVAIWKEIKTLGNYALIVSDGAGHHGIQIFDLRHLRTVKTPQTFVPDAWYDALYSIHDIMTNDGSGFAYAVGSNGGGETCGGGYHMIDMRDPLHPVFAGCFADTKTGRNLTGYTHDGLCRMYHGPDSRYSGKEICIGSNETALSISDVTDKKNPVILSRATYPDVGYTHQGWWTEDMRYFYVDDELDETGGKGDAAKATRTLIFDMAKLDDPVFVGPFLGTTKASDHNLYVKGNRMYQSNYVAGLRIIDITDPVKPREVGFFDVAPGENAPGFSGAWNNYPFFKNGSILVNNMQTGIFLIKDRTQAIP, encoded by the coding sequence CGATCGAAGCGACCGCGCCGGTCTGTCGGGATTCGGTGCTGCGGTGGCGATTTCCGGCGATGCGGCCTTCGTTGGTGAGAGCCGCGGGGGCCAGGGCCTGGTGCATCTCTACCGGCGCCTGCCCACCGGCATCTGGAAGGCGACCGGCAAGCTGAACGCGCCGAACGGCGCTGCAGGCGACGGATTTGGTATCTCCCTCGCGACGGCCGGGACGACTTTGCTCGTGGGCCAGGTCGGCACCTTCAACGCCGCTGATAGCGGCCGCGGGACGGTGCAGGTGTTCCGTCGCGGCAGCGATGGCAACTGGACCTCGGCCGGGACGATCGGCGATGTCGGTCAGAAGGCGCGGGCCAATTTCGGCCAGGCGCTGGCGCTGAGCGGTGACCTGGCCTTTGTCGGCGCCCCGGGCGAGACCGCCGGCGGCACGGTCTATCTCTTCCGGATGGGTGCCGACGGCAAGTGGACTGCGGCCGGTTCGCTTTCCCCCGAGGGCGGCGCGGCCGCCGGCGACAAGTTCGGCACCGCCATCTCGGTCGATGGTGACCGGGTCGCCGTGGGCGCCTCTGGCCGGGAGTCGAAGGGGAAGGTCTACACCTTCGTGAAGGGCAGCGATGGCACCTGGAAGCAGGAGGCGGCGCTCGTCGGCCGTCGGACCCTCGATAACTCGCAGCTCGGCGCCTCGCTGAACCTCAAGGGTGATCGCCTCCTCGTGGGCACCCCGGCCGCCAATGCCTTCTCCGGTGGCGCGGTGCTCTTCGAGCGGACCAAGGACTCGCCATGGAGCGAGAAGGGCTCCTTCTCGGCCTTCGAAGGCGGTGCCACCCGCTTCGGCTTCGCGCTCGCGATCGTCGACAAGGAACTCTGGATCGGCGCCCCCGCAAGCGATGCCAACAGCGGCCGGATTCTCCGCATCGCCCAGGACAAGAGCGGCAGCTGGGTCGGGATGAACAAGCTGGTGGTCGACTCGATCCCGGGCGGCGGCACCTTCGGCAACAGCTTCGCCATCTCCGGCAACAACGCGATCGTCGGGATGGCGGGCGACGGCGGTGGACTCGGCACGGTGATGTTCCTCGCCAAGGGACCCACCGGCAACTGGACAATGAAGAACACGTCGTTCCCGCCGACGGTCGACAAGTGGCAGAGCATTGCCGGCACCGAAGTGAAGTGCGAGAACGGGATGGCGAAGGACTGGGAGTGCGGCAACACCGGCATTCTCTCCTACCTGCCGACCTCGGCGATCGGCGGCAAGCGCGGCACGATTCTCAGCGGCAACTGGGGCTGGACCGACCCCGAAACCGGCAAGGACTACGCCATCATCGGACGCAACGACGGGACGTCGTACGTGGATGTCTCCGATCCGAGCCATCCGCGTTACCTCGGCGACCTGCCGAAGCCGGCCACGGCGAACGTGGCGATCTGGAAGGAGATCAAGACGCTGGGTAACTACGCGCTGATCGTTTCCGACGGCGCGGGGCATCATGGCATCCAGATCTTCGACCTGCGTCACCTGCGCACGGTCAAGACGCCGCAGACCTTCGTGCCAGATGCATGGTACGACGCGCTCTATTCGATTCACGACATCATGACCAATGACGGCAGCGGCTTCGCGTACGCGGTCGGCAGCAATGGTGGTGGCGAGACGTGTGGCGGTGGCTATCACATGATCGACATGCGTGACCCGCTCCACCCGGTGTTCGCTGGCTGCTTTGCCGACACCAAGACCGGGCGCAATCTCACCGGCTACACCCACGACGGCCTCTGCCGGATGTACCACGGCCCCGACTCGCGTTACTCGGGCAAGGAGATCTGCATCGGCTCGAACGAGACCGCGCTGTCGATTTCCGACGTGACCGACAAGAAGAACCCGGTTATCCTGTCGCGCGCGACCTACCCGGACGTGGGCTACACCCACCAGGGGTGGTGGACCGAAGACATGCGCTACTTCTACGTCGACGACGAACTCGACGAGACCGGCGGCAAGGGCGATGCGGCGAAGGCCACGCGCACCCTGATCTTCGACATGGCGAAGCTCGATGACCCGGTGTTCGTCGGACCGTTCCTCGGCACCACGAAGGCGTCGGACCACAACCTGTACGTGAAGGGCAACCGGATGTACCAGTCCAACTACGTCGCCGGGCTCCGGATCATCGACATTACCGATCCGGTCAAGCCGCGTGAAGTCGGCTTCTTCGACGTGGCACCGGGCGAGAACGCCCCGGGCTTCTCGGGCGCGTGGAACAACTACCCGTTCTTCAAGAATGGTTCGATCCTCGTCAACAACATGCAGACTGGCATCTTCCTCATCAAAGACCGGACACAGGCCATTCCATGA